Proteins from a genomic interval of Chroococcidiopsis thermalis PCC 7203:
- a CDS encoding ribulose bisphosphate carboxylase small subunit: MQTLPKDRRYETLSYLPPLTDAQISRQVQYILSQGYIPAIEFNESSEPTECYWTMWKLPLFGAGSTQEVLNEVQACRSQYSNCYIRIVGFDNVKQCQILSFLVHKPNSSGGRYY; encoded by the coding sequence ATGCAAACGCTACCAAAAGATCGGCGCTACGAAACTCTATCTTATTTGCCTCCTCTAACTGACGCTCAAATTAGTCGTCAAGTTCAGTACATTCTGAGTCAAGGATACATTCCAGCAATTGAGTTCAACGAAAGCTCTGAACCAACAGAGTGTTATTGGACAATGTGGAAGCTGCCTTTGTTTGGAGCTGGAAGCACTCAAGAAGTATTGAATGAAGTTCAAGCTTGCCGTTCTCAGTATTCCAACTGCTACATTCGGATCGTTGGTTTCGATAACGTCAAGCAGTGTCAAATCCTCAGCTTCTTGGTTCACAAACCCAACAGCAGTGGTGGTAGATACTACTAA
- the uvrC gene encoding excinuclease ABC subunit UvrC, which yields MTASKTLPLVRDPERLESRLKEIPPEPGVYFMRDSSDRIIYIGKSRKLRSRVRSYFRDPKQLSDRIAMMVRQVADIEFIVTDTEAEALALEANLIKQNQPYFNVLLKDDKKYPYVCITWSEQYPRIFITRNRRQGKKEDKFYGPYTDAHLLRTIQRLSKRIFALRQRPQPLFKDRPCLNYDLGRCPGVCQKLISPEEYRKTVQKVAMVFQGRTQELIDVLTAQMQASAEALNFESAARIRDQIAGLKSLNADQKVSLPDDTISRDAIALAADEKHACIQLFQIRAGQLVGRLGFVAEVGAHSYAPLPTPNLEISAPTPHTPHPTPQLEPGAILQRVLEQHYETADDVEIPTEILVQHELPEAEMLATALSQRKGRKVTIVNPQRALKAELIEMVERNAEYELARTQKLSDRNSQAMEDLAAILDLPDLPHRIEGYDISHIQGSNAVASQVVFIEGLPAKQYYRHYKIKNPTVTAGHSDDFASLAEVIQRRFRKYVEDPQMQRVGNPDWPDLVMIDGGKGQLSAVVAVLQEMNLMEDLRVVSLAKQREEIFLPGESQPLATDAEQSGVQLLRRLRDEAHRFAVSFHRQQRSDKMRRSRLEEIPGLGYHRQKQLLAHFHSIDYIRQASIEQLATVDGIGSRLAGEIYNYFHPPQSIN from the coding sequence GTGACAGCATCGAAGACATTACCACTGGTAAGAGATCCAGAGCGATTAGAAAGTCGGCTGAAAGAAATTCCTCCCGAACCAGGGGTTTATTTCATGCGCGACAGCAGCGATCGCATTATTTACATCGGCAAGTCGCGCAAACTGCGATCGCGGGTACGTTCGTATTTTCGCGACCCCAAGCAACTGAGCGATCGGATTGCTATGATGGTGCGACAGGTTGCCGATATTGAGTTTATCGTTACCGATACAGAAGCAGAAGCCCTTGCTTTAGAAGCTAATCTCATCAAGCAAAATCAGCCTTACTTCAACGTTCTACTCAAAGACGACAAGAAATATCCTTACGTCTGTATCACCTGGTCGGAGCAATATCCCCGCATCTTCATCACGCGCAATCGCCGCCAAGGTAAAAAAGAAGACAAGTTTTACGGACCATACACTGACGCTCACTTACTGCGAACGATTCAACGGCTATCAAAGCGAATCTTTGCTCTGCGGCAACGCCCGCAACCGTTATTTAAAGACCGTCCGTGTCTCAATTACGACTTAGGGCGCTGTCCAGGGGTATGTCAAAAACTAATTTCACCAGAAGAATATCGCAAAACCGTGCAAAAGGTAGCGATGGTCTTCCAAGGACGAACGCAGGAATTGATCGATGTCCTGACCGCACAAATGCAAGCTAGCGCCGAAGCATTAAATTTTGAATCAGCAGCACGAATTCGCGACCAAATTGCTGGTTTAAAGTCGCTGAATGCCGATCAAAAGGTATCGCTACCTGATGATACGATCTCGCGAGATGCGATCGCCCTGGCAGCAGATGAAAAGCACGCCTGCATTCAGTTATTTCAAATTCGTGCCGGACAACTCGTCGGTCGCCTCGGTTTTGTCGCCGAAGTCGGGGCGCATAGCTATGCGCCCCTACCCACACCCAATTTAGAAATTTCTGCCCCCACACCCCACACCCCACACCCCACACCCCAATTAGAACCAGGAGCAATCTTACAGCGTGTCTTAGAACAACATTATGAAACTGCTGACGATGTAGAAATTCCTACAGAAATTCTGGTACAGCACGAATTACCGGAAGCGGAGATGCTAGCGACAGCGTTAAGCCAACGTAAGGGGCGGAAAGTCACGATTGTGAATCCCCAGAGGGCATTGAAAGCAGAATTGATCGAGATGGTAGAACGAAATGCCGAGTACGAACTGGCACGAACGCAAAAATTGAGCGATCGCAACTCCCAAGCTATGGAAGATCTAGCCGCCATTCTCGACTTACCCGACTTACCCCATCGAATTGAAGGCTACGATATTTCTCACATTCAGGGTTCCAATGCGGTTGCATCCCAAGTGGTGTTTATTGAAGGTTTACCTGCCAAACAATACTATCGTCACTACAAGATTAAAAATCCTACGGTTACGGCTGGTCATTCCGATGACTTTGCCAGTTTAGCGGAAGTGATTCAACGCCGCTTTCGTAAATACGTGGAAGATCCGCAAATGCAACGAGTGGGAAACCCCGACTGGCCCGATTTAGTGATGATTGATGGCGGTAAGGGGCAATTATCGGCAGTTGTAGCTGTCTTGCAAGAAATGAACTTGATGGAAGACTTGCGAGTGGTTAGCTTAGCCAAGCAGCGGGAAGAAATTTTTTTACCAGGCGAATCTCAACCTTTGGCGACAGATGCGGAACAATCGGGAGTACAATTACTTAGGCGACTGAGAGATGAAGCACATCGCTTTGCTGTCAGTTTCCACCGCCAGCAGCGTAGCGACAAGATGAGGCGATCGCGTCTAGAAGAAATTCCTGGTTTGGGCTACCATCGCCAGAAACAACTCCTAGCGCATTTTCACTCGATCGACTACATTCGCCAAGCCAGTATCGAGCAACTGGCAACAGTAGATGGTATCGGTTCTCGCTTGGCAGGGGAAATTTATAACTATTTTCACCCACCTCAAAGCATAAATTGA
- a CDS encoding class I SAM-dependent methyltransferase, which yields MSQVKESTAKLTGVAETLTITLYARSVETLRQDAILKDEKAVEIAEKLDYDFEKYSQGWVSQLGCVIRARVYDRAVSNFLQTHPTAIVVNLGAGLCTRFFRIDNGEVQWYEVDFPEVIELKRKLVTPSDRYQLISSSLLDAAWISKINRAEDRPVLMIMEGVSMYLTASEVRTLFQQIHQQFSPVEMLFDVLSSKRAKNTQAHDTVSKTNAQFSWGIDNSQELETWNVGIRVKEEIYYLTEFAKYPHRLQPWWLKYLTPILVPLYKKSGRILRIEIA from the coding sequence ATGAGTCAAGTAAAAGAATCGACTGCTAAACTCACGGGTGTGGCTGAAACGCTAACAATTACTCTATACGCTCGTTCTGTAGAAACTTTACGCCAAGATGCTATCCTCAAGGATGAAAAAGCAGTAGAAATTGCCGAAAAGTTAGACTATGACTTTGAGAAATATAGTCAAGGATGGGTATCTCAACTAGGTTGTGTTATTCGTGCCAGAGTTTACGATCGCGCTGTTTCAAATTTTCTGCAAACTCATCCTACAGCTATTGTTGTGAATTTAGGTGCGGGACTTTGCACGCGATTTTTTCGCATCGATAACGGTGAGGTGCAGTGGTATGAGGTGGATTTCCCTGAAGTCATCGAACTAAAACGCAAGTTAGTAACTCCGAGCGATCGCTATCAGTTAATTTCGAGTTCGCTTTTAGATGCTGCATGGATTTCTAAAATTAATCGAGCAGAAGATCGACCTGTATTAATGATTATGGAAGGGGTTAGTATGTATCTGACAGCATCAGAAGTACGAACCTTATTTCAGCAGATTCACCAGCAGTTTTCTCCAGTCGAGATGCTTTTTGACGTGCTGAGTTCTAAACGAGCAAAGAATACTCAAGCTCACGATACAGTATCTAAAACCAACGCTCAATTTAGCTGGGGAATTGACAATTCTCAAGAACTAGAAACTTGGAATGTAGGAATTAGAGTTAAAGAGGAAATTTATTATTTAACCGAATTTGCCAAATATCCCCACCGTTTGCAACCGTGGTGGTTGAAATACCTAACTCCAATCTTAGTACCTTTATATAAAAAATCTGGTCGAATTTTACGAATTGAGATAGCTTAA
- the panB gene encoding 3-methyl-2-oxobutanoate hydroxymethyltransferase yields the protein MPITTQQLIQWKQQGQTIVALTAWDYTTGRLLDAAGVDLILVGDSLAVMLGYETTIPLTLEEMLHHAKAVRRGVKRALLVFDLPFLTYQESFQQAMHSAGRALKEAGAQAVKIEGGHPAIIETVSRLVQAGIPVMGHIGLTPQSIHQLGLKQQGKTTTAGEKLIAEAIALEAAGAFSIVLEHIPSDLAAQISQKLTIPTIGIGAGSKCDGQVLVTADVLGLSERQPPFAKVYVNLSEAIARAVQDYASEVREHKFPTK from the coding sequence ATGCCAATCACTACCCAGCAATTAATTCAATGGAAGCAACAAGGACAGACAATTGTTGCTCTAACTGCGTGGGATTACACTACGGGGCGATTGTTAGATGCTGCGGGAGTGGATTTAATTTTGGTAGGTGACTCTTTAGCAGTCATGCTGGGCTACGAGACTACTATACCTCTGACATTAGAAGAAATGTTACATCACGCTAAGGCAGTCCGCCGAGGCGTGAAAAGAGCGTTGTTAGTATTCGATTTGCCGTTTCTGACTTATCAGGAAAGCTTTCAGCAGGCTATGCATTCGGCGGGAAGGGCGTTGAAAGAAGCAGGGGCGCAGGCGGTGAAAATCGAAGGCGGACATCCGGCAATTATAGAAACTGTTTCGCGGTTGGTACAGGCGGGGATTCCAGTCATGGGACATATCGGTTTGACACCCCAATCGATCCATCAGCTGGGATTAAAGCAACAAGGTAAAACAACTACGGCGGGAGAGAAACTGATTGCTGAGGCGATCGCTCTCGAAGCAGCAGGAGCCTTTAGTATTGTCTTAGAACACATTCCATCAGACTTAGCGGCTCAGATTAGCCAAAAATTGACGATTCCTACTATAGGTATTGGTGCTGGTTCTAAGTGTGACGGGCAAGTATTAGTCACTGCCGATGTGTTGGGTTTGTCTGAACGGCAACCGCCCTTTGCCAAGGTGTATGTAAACTTAAGTGAAGCGATCGCTCGGGCAGTGCAAGATTATGCATCTGAGGTGAGAGAGCATAAATTTCCAACAAAATAG
- the rcbX gene encoding RuBisCO chaperone RbcX — protein sequence MDIKRIAKDTAKTLQSYLTYQAVRTVLAQIGETNPPLALWLHRFSATDRIQDGEAYIENLFREKPDLALRIMTVREHLAEEVADFLPEMVRAGIQQANMQHRKQHLERITQLETNPSLDSEPQTTSETNLDSP from the coding sequence ATGGATATAAAGCGAATTGCGAAGGACACAGCCAAGACGCTGCAAAGCTACCTAACTTATCAGGCAGTAAGAACGGTGTTGGCGCAAATTGGTGAAACTAACCCTCCTCTGGCACTGTGGCTGCATCGCTTTTCTGCGACTGACAGAATACAAGACGGCGAAGCGTACATAGAAAATTTGTTTCGAGAAAAGCCTGATTTAGCATTGCGAATCATGACTGTCAGAGAACATTTAGCGGAGGAAGTGGCTGATTTCTTACCTGAGATGGTACGTGCTGGGATTCAGCAAGCCAACATGCAACACCGCAAGCAGCATCTAGAGCGGATTACGCAACTAGAAACAAATCCTAGCCTTGATTCTGAGCCGCAAACTACCTCAGAAACCAATCTGGATAGTCCTTAA
- a CDS encoding ribulose bisphosphate carboxylase small subunit, whose translation MNYYIAPRFLEKIAVFITKNYLNIPGIRVPLILGVHGRKGEGKSFQCDLVFEKMGIEITHISGGELESPDAGDPSRLLRLRYRETAELIRVRGKMCAIMINDLDAGAGRFDEGTQYTVNTQLVNATLMNIADNPTNVQLPGSYDETPLHRVPIIVTGNDFSTLYAPLIRDGRMEKFYWQPDRSDKVGIVAGIYSDDGLSSREIEQLVDTFSNQSVDFFSALRSRIYDEQIRDFIFKIGIEQVSRRVVNSADRPPEFSKPKFNLSRLIEMGNLMVKEQQQVQSSQLVKEYNRALDGNRYYREYTPPAPPEKPKSTQPETVTSPFGNGAESAKNPVKNYSPTQTPLPVWQSGNRFVNESIQLPQASSGVVNSVESYELPVHNNRHNEVISTQIGLQTLEQVRNLIAQGYHIGIEHVDKRRFRTNSWKSCGQSIVGESEAITALEVNLSEYQNEYLRIFGIEPRTKRRVMETIIHRPE comes from the coding sequence ATGAATTACTACATTGCACCTCGTTTTCTCGAAAAAATCGCTGTATTTATCACCAAGAATTATTTAAATATTCCTGGTATTCGCGTACCGTTGATTTTAGGCGTTCACGGACGTAAAGGCGAGGGAAAATCTTTTCAGTGCGATTTAGTATTCGAGAAGATGGGGATAGAAATTACTCATATTTCTGGTGGTGAATTGGAAAGCCCCGATGCTGGAGATCCTTCGCGTTTGCTGCGTCTGCGCTATCGAGAGACAGCAGAATTGATCCGCGTGCGGGGTAAAATGTGCGCCATCATGATTAACGATCTCGATGCAGGCGCAGGACGATTTGATGAAGGCACTCAGTATACGGTGAATACTCAGTTGGTAAACGCCACGTTGATGAATATTGCGGATAATCCAACTAACGTACAATTACCTGGTAGTTACGACGAAACACCTTTACATCGCGTCCCAATTATTGTTACAGGTAATGATTTTTCCACTCTATACGCGCCATTAATTCGAGACGGTAGAATGGAAAAATTTTACTGGCAACCCGATCGCAGTGATAAAGTCGGTATCGTAGCTGGAATTTATTCAGACGACGGACTCTCATCACGGGAAATAGAGCAGTTAGTCGATACTTTCTCCAACCAGTCAGTCGATTTCTTTAGTGCCCTGCGTTCTAGAATTTACGACGAGCAAATTCGCGACTTTATCTTCAAAATTGGTATAGAGCAGGTATCGAGAAGAGTTGTAAATAGTGCCGATCGACCACCAGAATTTAGCAAGCCCAAATTCAATCTATCCCGTTTGATTGAAATGGGTAACTTGATGGTGAAAGAGCAGCAACAAGTACAGAGTTCTCAGCTAGTCAAAGAGTATAATCGAGCTTTAGATGGAAACAGGTATTATAGAGAATATACTCCTCCAGCGCCACCAGAAAAACCGAAATCAACGCAGCCAGAAACTGTCACTTCGCCCTTTGGTAATGGTGCAGAATCCGCAAAGAATCCAGTAAAAAATTATTCACCTACACAAACGCCTCTTCCTGTTTGGCAATCTGGGAATCGATTTGTCAATGAAAGTATTCAATTGCCCCAAGCTAGTAGTGGAGTAGTAAACTCAGTTGAATCTTACGAGCTTCCAGTTCATAATAATCGTCACAATGAGGTAATATCAACTCAAATTGGCTTACAAACTTTGGAGCAAGTACGAAATTTAATAGCGCAAGGCTACCACATTGGTATCGAACATGTAGATAAACGCCGATTTCGGACTAATTCTTGGAAGAGTTGCGGTCAAAGTATTGTAGGTGAATCAGAAGCAATTACTGCGCTCGAAGTCAATTTGTCTGAATATCAAAATGAGTATTTGCGAATATTCGGAATTGAGCCAAGAACAAAGCGCCGGGTGATGGAAACAATTATCCACCGACCGGAGTAA
- the rlmN gene encoding 23S rRNA (adenine(2503)-C(2))-methyltransferase RlmN, whose product MVNSNTDKRQGGQGGQGRQGGQGGQGGQGGQGRQGGQGRQGSNSSHQPLVTNHSPHTPLLGLNQAQLTAWVQAQGQPAYRGKQLYDWIYHKGARSLSEISVFPKQWRSSVENVSIGRSQIHHRTVAPDETVKYLLQLADNQIVETVGIPTDKRLTVCVSTQVGCPMACDFCATGKGGFRRNLAPHEIIDQVLTVQSDFQRRVSHIVFMGMGEPLLNTENVVAAIQSLNQDVGIGQRCMTLSTVGIPGRILKLAKYQLQVTLAVSLHASNQATREKLIPSAQKYSLHDLLSECREYVRLTGRRVTFEYILLAGVNDGIKQAAELAQLLRGFQSHVNLIPYNPIREADYQRPSSSQIQAFVNVLKQQQIAVSVRYSRGLEAEAACGQLRAQQLQPSLG is encoded by the coding sequence ATGGTTAATAGTAATACTGACAAGAGACAAGGGGGACAAGGGGGACAAGGGAGACAAGGGGGACAAGGGGGACAAGGGGGACAAGGGGGACAAGGGAGACAAGGGGGACAAGGGAGACAAGGAAGCAATTCTAGCCACCAGCCACTAGTCACGAACCACTCACCCCACACCCCATTACTAGGTTTAAATCAAGCACAACTCACCGCCTGGGTACAAGCACAAGGACAGCCAGCTTATCGCGGTAAGCAATTATACGATTGGATCTATCACAAAGGAGCGCGATCGCTATCTGAAATCTCAGTGTTTCCGAAACAATGGCGTAGTAGTGTAGAAAATGTTTCGATCGGGCGATCGCAAATTCATCATCGCACTGTAGCTCCTGATGAGACTGTCAAATACTTACTTCAACTTGCAGATAATCAAATTGTTGAAACTGTAGGTATCCCAACTGACAAGCGCCTTACCGTATGCGTCTCGACTCAAGTAGGGTGTCCGATGGCTTGCGATTTCTGCGCCACGGGTAAAGGGGGCTTTCGTCGCAACCTTGCCCCGCATGAAATTATCGATCAAGTTCTGACAGTCCAATCTGACTTTCAACGGCGCGTCAGCCACATTGTTTTTATGGGTATGGGCGAACCCTTGCTAAATACAGAAAATGTCGTGGCAGCGATTCAATCTCTGAACCAAGATGTGGGTATCGGACAGCGTTGCATGACTCTTTCTACTGTGGGAATTCCAGGGCGAATTCTTAAACTTGCTAAATACCAACTACAAGTTACCTTGGCGGTTAGCCTTCACGCCTCTAACCAAGCTACCAGAGAAAAACTGATTCCCAGCGCCCAAAAGTACTCTCTCCATGACTTACTTTCAGAATGTCGCGAGTACGTGCGTCTTACTGGTCGCCGCGTCACGTTTGAATATATCTTACTTGCTGGGGTAAATGACGGCATAAAACAAGCAGCTGAGCTAGCTCAGCTGCTACGAGGTTTTCAAAGTCACGTCAATCTAATTCCTTACAATCCGATTCGAGAAGCAGATTATCAGCGACCGAGTTCAAGTCAAATTCAGGCTTTTGTTAACGTCCTGAAGCAGCAACAGATCGCTGTGAGCGTCCGCTATTCCCGTGGATTGGAAGCAGAGGCGGCTTGCGGTCAACTACGGGCGCAGCAGCTACAGCCTTCATTGGGTTAA
- a CDS encoding Rpn family recombination-promoting nuclease/putative transposase, with translation MDFLVRWLLRKPLLASPVQTDSLFYEIFQTDPSIVFELIGNLSARNITYSFASQEVKQTSFRIDGILVPPIYATDLPIVFVEVQGYKDSKKVLYSSFFSQIFLYLHDYQPVNDWQAILVFTRRSLDPGLPRQYRVFASSSQFQRIYLDELGETENLSLGLSLLQLIGLRQEVASERGRRLVGRIRRELTDAGNQRKFIELVETVFVYKFPDLSREEIEAMLGLNELKQTKVYQEALAEGLEQGREQGREQGREQGREQGREEGKLAAVPLLLKAGLTVEQIAEQLQLDIDAVRKVAQQQS, from the coding sequence GTGGATTTTTTAGTGCGGTGGTTGCTTCGCAAACCGCTTTTGGCATCGCCCGTGCAAACAGATAGTCTATTCTACGAAATTTTCCAAACCGATCCAAGTATCGTTTTTGAACTTATAGGTAATTTATCCGCTAGAAATATTACCTACAGCTTTGCCTCCCAAGAAGTCAAACAAACTAGCTTTCGGATAGATGGTATTTTAGTACCGCCAATTTACGCTACTGACTTACCTATTGTCTTTGTCGAAGTTCAAGGTTATAAAGACAGCAAAAAAGTTCTTTATTCCAGTTTTTTTAGCCAAATTTTTTTGTATTTACACGACTACCAACCAGTTAATGATTGGCAAGCCATTTTAGTTTTTACCAGACGTAGTTTAGATCCAGGTTTACCTAGACAGTATCGGGTATTTGCATCTAGTTCCCAATTCCAGCGCATCTACTTAGATGAATTAGGCGAAACTGAAAATCTATCTTTGGGACTAAGTTTATTGCAACTCATTGGTTTAAGACAAGAGGTTGCTTCGGAACGGGGTAGGCGGTTGGTAGGAAGAATTAGACGTGAATTAACCGATGCCGGAAATCAGAGAAAATTTATAGAATTAGTAGAAACTGTATTCGTTTACAAATTTCCAGACTTGAGCAGAGAGGAGATAGAAGCGATGTTGGGATTAAACGAACTAAAACAAACCAAAGTCTACCAGGAAGCTTTAGCAGAAGGGCTGGAGCAAGGTAGAGAGCAAGGTAGAGAGCAAGGTAGAGAACAAGGTAGAGAACAAGGTAGAGAGGAAGGTAAACTAGCAGCAGTACCCTTGTTACTGAAAGCAGGATTAACAGTAGAACAGATTGCCGAGCAACTGCAATTAGACATAGATGCTGTGAGAAAAGTAGCACAACAGCAATCTTAA
- a CDS encoding form I ribulose bisphosphate carboxylase large subunit, translating to MSYAQTRTQTKSGYQAGVKDYRLTYYTPDYTPKDTDVLACFRVSPQPGVPPEEAGAAVAAESSTGTWTTVWTDLLTDLDRYKGRCYYIEPVPGEDNQFFCFVAYPLDLFEEGSVTNMLTSIVGNVFGFKALKALRLEDMRIPVAYLKTFQGPPHGIQVERDKLNKYGRPLLGCTIKPKLGLSAKNYGRAVYECLRGGLDFTKDDENINSQPFMRWRDRFLFVQEAIGKAQAETGEVKGHYLNVTAPTCEEMMKRAEFAKELGTPIIMHDYLTGGFTANTTLAKYCRDNGLLLHIHRAMHAVIDRQRNHGIHFRVLAKCLRMSGGDHLHSGTVVGKLEGERGITMGFVDLMRENYIEEDRSRGIFFTQDWASMPGVMPVASGGIHIWHMPALVEIFGDDSCLQFGGGTLGHPWGNAPGATANRVALEACVQARNEGRDLAREGNDVIREAAKWSPELAVACELWKEIKFEFKAVDTL from the coding sequence ATGTCTTACGCGCAAACGAGAACCCAGACCAAATCGGGCTACCAGGCAGGGGTTAAAGATTACCGACTGACTTATTACACCCCCGATTACACTCCCAAAGATACAGACGTTCTGGCTTGTTTCCGTGTCTCGCCTCAGCCTGGAGTCCCTCCAGAAGAGGCTGGCGCGGCTGTAGCTGCTGAATCCTCCACTGGTACGTGGACGACTGTATGGACGGATTTGTTAACCGACCTAGACCGCTACAAAGGTCGTTGTTATTACATCGAGCCAGTACCAGGTGAAGATAACCAGTTCTTCTGCTTTGTGGCTTATCCTCTCGACTTGTTTGAGGAAGGCTCCGTCACTAATATGTTGACCTCGATTGTAGGTAACGTATTTGGTTTCAAAGCCCTCAAAGCGCTGCGTCTGGAAGACATGAGAATTCCTGTCGCCTACCTGAAGACATTCCAAGGACCTCCCCACGGGATTCAAGTTGAGCGCGACAAACTAAACAAGTACGGTCGTCCATTGTTGGGTTGTACGATTAAGCCCAAACTCGGTCTATCGGCGAAAAACTACGGTCGGGCTGTATACGAGTGCTTGCGCGGTGGTCTAGACTTCACCAAAGACGACGAGAATATTAACTCTCAGCCTTTCATGCGTTGGCGCGATCGCTTCCTATTCGTTCAAGAAGCAATTGGCAAGGCACAAGCAGAGACAGGTGAAGTCAAGGGTCATTACCTTAATGTTACTGCTCCTACCTGCGAAGAAATGATGAAGCGGGCTGAGTTTGCTAAAGAACTCGGTACGCCAATCATCATGCACGACTACCTAACTGGTGGTTTCACTGCTAACACCACTTTGGCGAAGTATTGCCGCGATAATGGTTTGTTACTCCACATCCACCGCGCTATGCACGCCGTAATCGACCGTCAGAGAAATCACGGCATTCACTTCCGCGTATTAGCTAAGTGCTTGCGGATGTCTGGTGGCGACCACCTGCACTCTGGAACAGTAGTCGGTAAGCTAGAAGGCGAACGCGGGATCACGATGGGCTTCGTTGACCTGATGCGCGAAAACTACATTGAAGAAGACCGTTCTCGCGGTATTTTCTTCACTCAAGATTGGGCTTCCATGCCTGGTGTAATGCCTGTAGCCTCTGGTGGTATCCACATTTGGCACATGCCAGCGCTAGTAGAAATCTTTGGTGATGACTCCTGCTTGCAGTTCGGTGGTGGGACGCTCGGTCACCCTTGGGGTAACGCTCCTGGCGCAACTGCTAACCGCGTAGCTCTAGAAGCTTGCGTTCAAGCTCGTAACGAAGGACGTGACTTGGCACGCGAAGGTAACGATGTAATTCGCGAAGCTGCTAAGTGGTCGCCTGAGTTGGCTGTTGCTTGCGAACTGTGGAAGGAAATCAAGTTCGAGTTCAAGGCAGTTGATACCCTCTAA